In Halarcobacter bivalviorum, a genomic segment contains:
- the ilvA gene encoding threonine ammonia-lyase, which yields MVTLDNIKEAKENLKDVAQNTPLTLAPILSELFRSEIYFKKENLQLTGSFKLRGAYNRIANLSQEKRDKGVVAASAGNHAQGLAYAAKQFGCNATIFMPEATPLTKVSGVKSHGAEVVLTGENFDEAYAAAMKYKEENGVEFIHPFADDDVIAGQGTISLELLEEIPDLKQIIVPIGGGGLIAGIAIAAKAINPDIKIIGVVASGARGMKESYKSQSPIDSASVRTIADGIAVRDVNPKLLDIIIDYVDHIVEVTDNEIANAILFLLEKHKLVVEGAGAVATAAIMHDKIEIEDSKVCAIISGGNIDVTMLSQIIEKGLVKSYRKMNLIIKLMDKPGSLTKLSEIFKECGANIVQIDYDRDSVKLEFGEAQITISLETKGEEHQRVIGEKLKQNGYRFKQI from the coding sequence ATGGTTACCCTAGATAATATAAAAGAAGCAAAAGAGAACTTAAAAGATGTTGCACAAAATACTCCTTTAACTTTAGCTCCAATATTAAGCGAACTTTTTAGAAGTGAAATCTACTTCAAAAAAGAGAATCTTCAATTAACAGGAAGCTTTAAACTAAGAGGAGCATACAATAGAATTGCAAACTTATCTCAAGAAAAAAGAGATAAAGGTGTAGTTGCAGCAAGTGCAGGAAATCATGCACAAGGTTTAGCTTATGCAGCAAAACAGTTTGGTTGTAATGCAACAATATTTATGCCTGAAGCAACACCTCTAACAAAAGTAAGTGGTGTTAAATCTCATGGAGCAGAAGTTGTTCTTACAGGGGAAAATTTCGATGAAGCTTATGCAGCTGCGATGAAATATAAAGAAGAAAATGGAGTTGAATTTATTCATCCTTTTGCTGATGATGATGTAATTGCTGGGCAAGGAACAATCTCATTAGAACTATTAGAAGAAATTCCTGATTTAAAACAGATTATTGTACCAATTGGTGGAGGTGGTTTAATTGCAGGTATTGCAATTGCTGCTAAAGCTATCAATCCAGATATTAAAATTATTGGGGTTGTTGCAAGTGGTGCAAGAGGAATGAAAGAATCTTATAAATCACAATCTCCTATTGATAGTGCAAGTGTTAGAACAATTGCGGATGGAATTGCTGTAAGAGATGTAAACCCAAAACTTTTAGATATTATTATTGATTATGTAGACCACATTGTAGAAGTAACAGATAATGAAATTGCAAATGCAATTCTATTTTTACTTGAAAAACACAAACTTGTAGTTGAAGGTGCTGGAGCAGTTGCAACAGCTGCTATTATGCATGATAAAATTGAGATAGAAGACTCAAAAGTTTGTGCAATTATTTCAGGTGGAAATATCGATGTAACTATGCTTTCTCAAATTATTGAAAAAGGTTTAGTGAAGTCATATAGAAAAATGAATCTAATTATAAAACTTATGGATAAACCTGGTTCTTTAACTAAACTAAGTGAGATTTTTAAAGAATGTGGTGCAAATATTGTACAAATAGATTATGATAGAGACTCAGTTAAATTAGAGTTCGGAGAAGCCCAAATTACTATATCTTTAGAGACAAAAGGTGAAGAACACCAAAGAGTAATTGGGGAAAAATTGAAACAGAATGGTTACAGATTTAAACAAATTTAG
- a CDS encoding nucleoside phosphorylase, with protein sequence MSKTLIHCALLSEAQTFINFLKLTQNNTIQNLPIGTKIYEDKDEKILLLVSGIGKEKTIEALEFVYKNYNITKAINIGIAGCSDSSIKIGTFFCTNKLLKEINFASITTVDTPLESDEDLETLLVDMEAKYFLEISKKYCDNCFIFKVVSDHLDIEIPKKSFIISLIQNVYPKIKIYL encoded by the coding sequence ATGAGTAAAACTTTAATTCACTGTGCCTTACTCTCAGAAGCACAAACTTTTATTAACTTTTTAAAACTAACACAAAACAACACTATTCAAAACTTACCAATTGGTACAAAAATATATGAAGATAAAGATGAGAAAATACTCCTATTAGTATCTGGAATAGGAAAAGAAAAAACTATTGAAGCTTTAGAATTTGTATATAAGAACTATAATATAACAAAGGCTATAAATATTGGTATAGCTGGTTGTAGTGATAGCTCTATAAAAATTGGAACATTTTTTTGTACAAATAAACTCTTAAAAGAGATTAATTTTGCTTCTATTACAACGGTTGATACACCTTTAGAAAGCGATGAAGATTTAGAGACTTTACTTGTAGATATGGAAGCTAAATATTTTTTAGAAATTTCAAAAAAATATTGTGATAACTGCTTTATTTTTAAAGTAGTTTCAGACCACTTGGATATTGAAATTCCTAAGAAATCTTTTATAATATCACTTATACAAAATGTATATCCTAAAATAAAGATATATTTATGA
- a CDS encoding ABC-F family ATP-binding cassette domain-containing protein, producing the protein MIELINISKSYPTNELYSELNLRLNSGDKVGLVGRNGTGKSTLFKLILGEEPADSGDINFPKGYKIGALKQYFNFSEKTLLDETALALSEEDKYNIYKAEKILFGLGFTQEDLEKDPKSFSGGYQIRINLAKLLLTEPNMLLLDEPTNYLDILSIRWLKAFLKSFKGEVILITHDRDFMDSVCTHTLGIIRKSAFMIQGGTRKFYEQLASNEEHYEKQKVAQEKKIKDLEEFIAKNKARAATATLAQSKVKILEKMDIMDDLEYDSNLKFDFNYKDTAAKFLLEVKDLSFGYTPENILFKDITFALSRGETLGIIGKNGKGKSTLLNVIAGELKQLSGSVDYHPSCVFGHFGQTNISHLNKNNTIMDEIYSVNNKLAEPVIRSICGLMMFSKDNAKKKISLLSGGEKSRVMLGKIIAQDVNLLFLDEPTNHLDIDSIEALTNAIKAFEGSCIIVTHSEELLRAVCDRLIVFTNDKADYFNGTYDEFLEKIGWDDDATTEKKPVAKPKVNKKESKRLRAAIVAQKSKETAPIKKEIVELEALIPTLKATEKSQKESQLLELQLKLEKMNAEFEKRMKEV; encoded by the coding sequence ATGATAGAACTAATAAATATATCAAAAAGCTATCCAACAAATGAACTTTATAGTGAACTTAATCTTAGATTGAATTCAGGAGACAAAGTTGGATTAGTAGGAAGAAACGGTACAGGAAAGTCAACTCTATTTAAACTTATTTTAGGTGAAGAACCAGCAGATAGTGGAGATATAAACTTTCCAAAAGGTTATAAAATTGGTGCTTTAAAACAGTACTTTAATTTTAGTGAAAAAACACTACTTGATGAAACAGCATTAGCCTTAAGTGAAGAAGATAAATATAATATTTATAAAGCTGAAAAAATACTATTTGGACTTGGATTTACACAAGAAGATTTAGAAAAAGACCCAAAATCTTTTTCAGGAGGTTATCAAATTAGAATTAACCTTGCAAAACTTCTTTTAACAGAACCAAATATGCTTTTACTAGATGAGCCAACAAACTACTTAGATATCTTATCAATTAGATGGCTAAAAGCCTTTTTAAAATCTTTTAAAGGAGAAGTAATCCTTATTACTCACGATAGAGATTTTATGGATAGTGTTTGTACTCATACTTTAGGAATTATTAGAAAATCAGCATTTATGATTCAAGGTGGAACTAGAAAATTCTATGAACAACTTGCAAGTAATGAAGAACATTATGAAAAACAAAAAGTTGCTCAAGAGAAAAAAATTAAAGATCTAGAAGAGTTTATTGCAAAAAATAAAGCAAGAGCTGCAACAGCAACACTAGCTCAATCAAAAGTTAAGATCCTAGAGAAAATGGACATAATGGATGATTTAGAATATGATTCAAACTTAAAATTTGATTTTAACTATAAAGATACTGCTGCTAAGTTTTTACTTGAAGTTAAAGACTTAAGCTTTGGTTATACTCCTGAAAATATTTTATTTAAAGATATAACTTTTGCATTAAGTAGAGGAGAAACTTTAGGAATCATAGGAAAAAATGGTAAGGGTAAATCTACACTTTTAAATGTAATAGCAGGAGAATTAAAACAATTATCTGGAAGTGTTGATTATCATCCAAGTTGTGTTTTTGGACACTTTGGACAAACAAATATCTCTCACTTAAATAAAAATAATACTATTATGGATGAGATATATAGTGTGAATAATAAACTTGCTGAGCCTGTAATTAGAAGTATTTGTGGGCTAATGATGTTTAGTAAAGATAATGCAAAGAAAAAAATCTCTCTTCTTTCAGGGGGAGAAAAATCTAGAGTAATGCTTGGAAAAATCATTGCACAAGATGTAAACTTACTTTTCCTAGATGAGCCAACAAACCACTTAGATATTGACTCAATTGAAGCTTTAACAAATGCAATAAAAGCTTTTGAGGGCTCTTGTATTATAGTAACTCACTCAGAAGAACTATTAAGAGCTGTTTGTGATAGATTAATTGTATTTACAAATGATAAAGCAGACTATTTTAATGGAACTTATGATGAGTTCTTAGAAAAAATTGGTTGGGATGATGATGCAACAACGGAGAAAAAACCAGTTGCAAAACCAAAAGTAAATAAAAAAGAGAGCAAAAGATTAAGAGCTGCAATAGTTGCTCAAAAAAGTAAAGAAACAGCTCCAATAAAAAAAGAGATAGTAGAACTTGAAGCTTTAATTCCAACATTAAAAGCAACAGAAAAATCTCAAAAAGAATCACAACTACTTGAACTACAACTTAAACTAGAAAAAATGAATGCAGAGTTTGAAAAAAGGATGAAGGAAGTATAG
- the rplS gene encoding 50S ribosomal protein L19: MKNRYIASFEAAQIVEKEIPQFRAGDTVRLGVEIKEGEKKRVQTFEGVVIARHGNGVDATFTVRKLGANSVGVERIFPLYSESLKSFEVIRRGRVRRAKLHYLRGLKGKAARIKELKK; the protein is encoded by the coding sequence ATGAAAAATAGATACATTGCAAGCTTTGAAGCAGCACAAATTGTTGAAAAAGAAATTCCTCAGTTTAGAGCTGGAGATACAGTAAGACTTGGTGTAGAGATTAAAGAAGGTGAGAAAAAAAGAGTTCAAACTTTCGAAGGTGTAGTAATTGCTAGACATGGAAACGGTGTTGATGCAACATTTACAGTAAGAAAACTTGGAGCTAACTCTGTTGGTGTTGAGAGAATTTTCCCTCTATACTCTGAGTCTTTAAAATCTTTTGAGGTAATCAGAAGAGGTAGAGTAAGAAGAGCTAAACTTCACTACCTAAGAGGACTAAAAGGTAAAGCTGCAAGAATTAAAGAGCTTAAAAAGTAA
- the trmD gene encoding tRNA (guanosine(37)-N1)-methyltransferase TrmD, whose amino-acid sequence MKFTFVTLFSNLIEPYFYDSILKRAIDSNFISYEFYNPRDFTKNKHKKVDKQMIGGGAGMLMTPQPLFDCLDEIKRKNPEAYIIFPLAAAKPFKQNDAKRLAQKKNIVFVSGRYEGIDERVIEKYANEVFSIGEFILTGGELPSLVMADAIARNVEGVLGNSDSLVEESYENNLLEAPSFTKPENFQDLSVIKEFLKGNHSKIATLKYNLAICKTKYFRPSLITNKKTK is encoded by the coding sequence TTGAAATTTACTTTTGTAACTTTATTCTCTAATTTAATAGAACCATATTTTTATGATTCAATATTAAAAAGGGCAATAGATTCAAATTTCATATCTTACGAGTTCTATAATCCTAGGGATTTTACGAAAAATAAACATAAAAAAGTAGATAAACAAATGATAGGTGGAGGCGCAGGAATGCTTATGACGCCTCAACCTCTTTTTGATTGTTTAGATGAGATTAAAAGAAAAAATCCTGAAGCTTATATTATCTTTCCCCTTGCTGCTGCAAAACCTTTTAAACAAAATGATGCAAAAAGATTGGCACAAAAGAAAAATATAGTTTTTGTATCTGGAAGATATGAAGGAATTGATGAAAGAGTTATTGAAAAATATGCAAATGAAGTATTTTCAATTGGAGAATTTATTTTAACTGGTGGAGAATTACCTTCTTTAGTTATGGCTGACGCAATCGCAAGAAATGTTGAAGGAGTACTTGGCAATTCAGATTCTTTAGTAGAAGAGAGTTATGAAAATAATCTTTTAGAAGCACCTTCTTTTACAAAACCAGAAAATTTTCAAGATTTAAGCGTCATTAAAGAATTCTTAAAGGGAAACCATAGTAAAATTGCCACCTTAAAATATAACTTGGCTATATGCAAGACAAAATATTTTAGACCAAGTTTAATAACAAATAAAAAAACAAAATAA
- a CDS encoding SPL family radical SAM protein, translated as MTYEEKFKSNIEKTNFKNLDERNQNFIKKVAFEYEFSYQELKQLIDFAIDFKMWHEDELEKLFKDEYANRKECFNDIRNKWNEYKNRPNSYSKFTKELYKDDVRKFTFTTFEGEKTALGSCPVASPNTRCCNLLTLDAVQSCGFDCSYCSIQSFYNQDKIGFDVNFKKNLENLELDSNFIYHIGTGQSSDSLMWGNKEGILDALFDFARKNQNVILEFKTKSNNIKYFLENEVPKNIICTWSLNTPTIIENEEHLAASLEKRIEAAKKVSDKGVLVGFHFHPIVHYENYLEEYEEVYKTLIATFDPKKVALVSFGTLTFIKPVIQKIRSRNFKSKILQMPFEDANGKQSYPLEIKREMFKSAYDTFKPWHSEVYFYLCMEDVSLWKDVFGYEYISNNQMEEFMKMSYMNKIRKL; from the coding sequence ATGACTTATGAAGAGAAATTTAAATCAAATATAGAAAAAACAAATTTTAAAAACCTAGATGAAAGAAATCAAAACTTTATAAAAAAAGTTGCTTTTGAGTATGAGTTCTCATATCAAGAGTTAAAACAACTTATTGATTTTGCAATTGACTTTAAGATGTGGCATGAAGATGAACTTGAAAAGCTTTTTAAAGATGAATATGCAAATAGAAAAGAGTGTTTTAATGATATTAGAAACAAGTGGAATGAGTATAAAAATAGACCTAACTCATATAGTAAGTTTACTAAAGAGTTATATAAAGATGATGTAAGAAAGTTCACTTTTACAACTTTTGAAGGAGAAAAAACAGCTTTAGGTTCATGTCCCGTTGCAAGTCCTAATACAAGGTGTTGTAATCTTCTAACTCTTGATGCAGTCCAATCATGTGGTTTTGATTGCTCTTACTGTTCTATACAATCTTTTTATAATCAAGATAAAATAGGTTTTGATGTTAATTTCAAAAAGAATTTAGAGAATTTAGAACTTGACTCAAATTTTATTTATCATATTGGAACAGGGCAGAGTTCTGATTCTTTGATGTGGGGAAATAAAGAGGGAATTTTAGATGCTCTTTTTGACTTTGCTAGAAAAAATCAAAATGTGATACTTGAATTCAAAACAAAATCTAATAATATTAAATACTTTTTAGAAAATGAAGTTCCTAAAAATATAATTTGTACTTGGTCTTTAAATACGCCAACAATTATTGAAAATGAAGAACACTTAGCAGCAAGTTTAGAAAAAAGAATTGAAGCTGCAAAAAAAGTGAGTGATAAGGGTGTACTTGTAGGTTTTCACTTTCATCCAATAGTTCATTATGAAAATTATTTAGAAGAGTATGAAGAGGTATATAAAACTTTAATAGCTACTTTTGATCCAAAAAAAGTAGCTTTGGTATCTTTTGGAACACTTACTTTTATAAAACCAGTTATTCAAAAAATAAGAAGTAGAAATTTTAAATCAAAAATACTTCAAATGCCTTTTGAAGATGCAAATGGAAAGCAGTCTTATCCTTTAGAGATAAAAAGAGAGATGTTCAAGTCAGCTTATGATACTTTTAAACCTTGGCATAGTGAAGTATATTTTTATCTTTGTATGGAAGATGTCTCTTTATGGAAAGATGTTTTTGGTTATGAATACATCTCCAATAATCAAATGGAAGAGTTTATGAAGATGTCTTATATGAATAAGATAAGGAAGTTATAA
- the metE gene encoding 5-methyltetrahydropteroyltriglutamate--homocysteine S-methyltransferase: MSKSYVIGFPRIGEQRELKKVLENYWSKNCSFEEVEKEAKALRKRHWKYQKDAGIKYISSNDFSFYDNVLDTCILLNAIPKRFKNLKDEELYFSMARGNKNSVAMEMTKWFNTNYHYIVPEISLEDDYKLNASKIINEYKEAKELGIKTKINLIGPITFLGLSKRVDRKDTYELHSKILPIYEELLKEISKLDEELIVQIDEPIFVKDNEEKVLSLIKPSYDKLANVSKNIKIVVATYFEHSNEATKVLVNTPIFGLALDFLYGKKNLNILELIANSDKKLIAGVVDGRNIWKNDIKKSLALLDEISKKVEKENILVSSSCSLLHTPFTLRYEDKLDKEIKSWLSYAEEKLDEIHLLSKLFFQGKSSLNEIEAKDLEKNIEANNNRKTSPLIHDEKVKQKVETFTKFSREKSFEQRIKIQKELLKYEDLATTTIGSFPQTAEVRKARRDFKNKEISKEEYEKQMKQYIDECIAFQEECELEVLVHGEPERNDMVEYFGEQLNGFAFSQNAWVQSYGSRCVKPPFIYGDISRPKAMTVDWITYAQSKTNKIMKGMLTGPVTILNWSFVRDDKARDEVSKQIAVALSDEIDDLQKSGIKIIQVDEAAFKEGYPLREENIKAYESWATRDFKISVSSAYPETQIHTHMCYSEFNDIIKTIEAMDADVISIETARSGNELLKIFKEVGYKQEVGPGVYDIHSPRIPSVEELKIQIKLLLEVLPKEQLWINPDCGLKTRKWEEVIPSLKNMVQAVKEIREEIR, encoded by the coding sequence ATGTCAAAATCATATGTAATAGGTTTTCCAAGAATTGGAGAACAAAGAGAATTAAAAAAAGTATTAGAAAACTATTGGTCAAAAAATTGTTCATTTGAAGAAGTAGAAAAAGAGGCAAAAGCTTTAAGAAAAAGACATTGGAAATATCAAAAAGATGCAGGTATAAAATATATTTCATCAAATGACTTTTCATTTTATGACAATGTTTTAGATACTTGTATTTTATTAAATGCTATCCCAAAAAGATTTAAAAACTTAAAAGATGAAGAACTATACTTCTCAATGGCAAGAGGAAATAAAAATAGTGTTGCTATGGAGATGACAAAGTGGTTTAATACAAACTACCACTACATAGTTCCAGAAATTTCATTAGAAGATGACTATAAATTAAATGCCTCAAAAATTATAAATGAGTATAAAGAGGCAAAAGAGTTAGGAATAAAAACAAAAATCAATCTTATTGGACCAATTACCTTTCTAGGTCTTTCAAAAAGAGTTGATAGAAAAGATACCTATGAACTGCACTCTAAAATTCTTCCAATCTATGAAGAACTTCTAAAAGAGATATCAAAATTGGATGAAGAACTTATAGTTCAAATTGATGAGCCTATCTTCGTAAAAGATAATGAAGAAAAAGTATTAAGCCTAATCAAACCAAGCTATGATAAATTAGCAAATGTAAGTAAAAATATCAAAATTGTTGTTGCAACATATTTTGAACACTCTAATGAAGCTACTAAAGTATTAGTAAATACTCCTATTTTTGGTTTAGCCCTAGACTTTTTATATGGAAAAAAGAATTTAAATATCTTAGAACTTATTGCAAACAGTGATAAAAAACTAATCGCAGGGGTAGTTGATGGAAGAAATATTTGGAAAAATGATATTAAAAAAAGCCTTGCTCTTTTAGATGAGATTTCAAAAAAAGTAGAAAAAGAGAATATCTTAGTATCTTCTTCTTGTTCATTACTTCATACACCTTTTACTTTAAGATATGAAGATAAACTAGACAAAGAGATAAAATCTTGGCTAAGTTACGCAGAAGAGAAACTTGATGAGATTCATCTACTTTCAAAACTATTTTTTCAAGGTAAATCTAGTCTAAATGAAATAGAAGCAAAAGATTTAGAAAAAAATATAGAAGCAAATAATAATAGAAAAACTTCACCTTTAATCCATGATGAAAAAGTAAAACAAAAAGTTGAAACCTTTACAAAATTTTCAAGAGAAAAAAGCTTTGAGCAAAGAATTAAAATACAAAAAGAGCTTTTAAAATATGAAGATTTAGCTACTACAACAATTGGTTCTTTCCCTCAAACAGCAGAGGTACGAAAAGCAAGAAGAGATTTTAAAAATAAAGAAATCTCAAAAGAAGAGTATGAGAAGCAGATGAAACAATATATTGATGAGTGTATTGCTTTTCAAGAAGAGTGTGAGCTTGAAGTACTTGTTCATGGTGAACCAGAGAGAAATGATATGGTTGAATATTTTGGAGAACAATTAAATGGCTTTGCTTTCTCTCAAAATGCTTGGGTTCAATCATATGGAAGTAGATGCGTAAAACCACCATTTATTTATGGAGATATAAGTAGACCAAAAGCTATGACAGTAGATTGGATTACTTATGCACAAAGCAAAACAAATAAAATTATGAAAGGGATGTTAACAGGTCCAGTTACAATTTTAAACTGGTCATTTGTTAGAGATGATAAAGCAAGAGATGAAGTTTCAAAACAAATTGCAGTAGCATTAAGTGATGAAATAGATGATTTACAAAAGAGTGGAATCAAAATAATACAAGTTGATGAAGCTGCTTTTAAAGAGGGTTACCCTTTAAGAGAGGAGAATATTAAAGCCTATGAATCTTGGGCAACAAGAGATTTTAAAATCTCAGTAAGTAGTGCTTATCCTGAAACTCAAATTCATACACATATGTGTTATAGTGAGTTTAATGACATTATAAAAACTATTGAAGCTATGGATGCAGATGTTATTTCTATTGAAACAGCAAGAAGTGGAAATGAGTTATTAAAAATATTTAAAGAGGTTGGTTATAAACAGGAAGTTGGACCAGGAGTTTATGATATTCATAGTCCTCGAATTCCAAGTGTAGAAGAGTTAAAAATACAAATAAAACTTCTACTTGAAGTTCTTCCAAAAGAGCAGTTATGGATAAATCCAGATTGTGGACTTAAAACAAGAAAATGGGAAGAGGTAATTCCTAGTTTAAAAAATATGGTTCAAGCAGTAAAAGAAATAAGAGAAGAAATTAGATAG
- a CDS encoding F0F1 ATP synthase subunit A: MEGRLFTFLGSIGGHGQEWIILSHFVLVVGVIFLLARASTKKMQLVPTGTQNVLEAYIQGVVSIGKDSMGEENARRYLPLIGSLGLVIFLSNMTGVIPGFESPTANINFTLSLALIVFIYYNYVGIKKNGFVNYFKHFMGPMPILAPLMFPIEIISHFSRIISLSFRLFGSVRGDDMFLMVLLMLVPWLVPLAGFFMLAAFGVLQAFIFMILTYVYIAGSVMMEHEDH; encoded by the coding sequence ATGGAAGGAAGACTGTTTACATTCTTGGGTTCGATCGGTGGTCACGGACAAGAGTGGATCATTTTATCACACTTCGTACTAGTAGTAGGAGTTATCTTTTTACTAGCTAGAGCATCTACTAAAAAAATGCAACTTGTTCCAACTGGAACACAAAATGTTTTAGAAGCGTACATCCAAGGTGTTGTATCTATTGGAAAAGATTCAATGGGAGAAGAAAACGCTAGAAGATATTTACCATTAATTGGTTCATTAGGTTTAGTAATTTTCTTAAGTAACATGACTGGTGTTATTCCAGGTTTTGAATCACCAACTGCGAATATTAACTTTACTTTATCTTTAGCACTTATCGTATTTATTTACTATAACTATGTAGGTATTAAGAAAAATGGTTTTGTAAATTATTTCAAACACTTTATGGGACCTATGCCAATCTTAGCTCCATTAATGTTCCCAATTGAGATTATTTCTCACTTTTCAAGAATTATCTCATTATCATTCAGACTTTTTGGTTCTGTAAGAGGGGATGACATGTTCTTAATGGTATTATTAATGCTAGTACCATGGTTAGTTCCATTAGCTGGTTTCTTTATGTTAGCTGCTTTTGGTGTTTTACAAGCATTCATTTTCATGATTTTAACTTACGTTTATATCGCAGGTTCAGTTATGATGGAGCATGAAGATCACTAA